From Capra hircus breed San Clemente chromosome 1, ASM170441v1, whole genome shotgun sequence, the proteins below share one genomic window:
- the PKNOX1 gene encoding homeobox protein PKNOX1 — translation MMATQTLSIDSYPDGQQMQVVTELKTEQDPNCSEPDVEGVSPPPVGSQTPMDADKQAIYRHPLFPLLALLFEKCEQSTQGSEGTTSASFDVDIENFVRKQEKEGKPFFCEDPETDNLMVKAIQVLRIHLLELEKVNELCKDFCSRYIACLKTKMNSETLLSGEPGSPYSPVQSQQIQSAITGTLSPQGIVVPASALQQGNVTMATVAGGTVYQPVTVVTPQGQVVTQALSPGTIRIQNSQLQLQLNQDLSILHQDDGSSKNKRGVLPKHATNVMRSWLFQHIGHPYPTEDEKKQIAAQTNLTLLQVNNWFINARRRILQPMLDSSCSETPKTKKKTAQNRPVQRFWPDSIASGAAQPATSELTVSEGAVVTITAPVSMNVDSLQSLSSDGATLAVQQVMMAEQSEDDSVDSTGDGRAALAPGHLGGLVLENSDSLQ, via the exons ATGATGGCGACACAGACACTGAGCATAGACAGCTATCCAGATGGGCAACAA ATGCAGGTAGTCACAGAGTTAAAAACGGAGCAAGACCCCAACTGCTCTGAACCAGATGTGGAAGGAGTGAGCCCTCCCCCAGTGGGGTCCCAGACACCGATGGATGCAGATAAGCAGGCCATTTATAG GCATCCACTATTTCCATTATTAGCTTTGTTGTTTGAAAAATGTGAACAGTCTACACAGGGCTCAGAAGGCACGACTTCTGCCAGTTTCGATGTGGACATTGAGAACTTTGTGAggaagcaggagaaggagggaaagCCCTTCTTCTGTGAAGATCCAGAAACTGACAATTTA ATGGTAAAAGCCATCCAGGTTCTGCGTATTCATCTTCTTGAGCTGGAAAAGGTTAATGAACTCTGCAAAGATTTCTGCAGTCGCTATATTGCTTGTCTAAAAACGAAGATGAACAGCGAGACTCTCCTGAGTGGGGAACCTGGCAGCCCATACTCCCCCGTCCAGTCCCAG CAGATTCAAAGTGCCATCACAGGCACTCTTAGCCCCCAAGGAATTGTGGTGCCAGCGTCCGCTTTGCAGCAGGGGAATGTCACCATGGCAACAGTGGCAG GGGGTACAGTCTATCAGCCTGTCACAGTTGTCACTCCCCAAGGCCAAGTGGTGACACAGGCGTTGTCGCCTGGTACCATCCGGATCCAGAACTCCCAG CTTCAGTTACAGTTAAACCAAGATCTCAGCATCTTGCATCAAGATGACGGCTCATCTAAGAACAAGAGGGGGGTCCTGCCGAAGCACGCCACCAACGTGATGCGGTCCTGGCTCTTTCAGCACATCGGG CATCCGTACCcgacagaagatgagaaaaaACAGATTGCTGCTCAGACAAACTTGACACTACTCCAAGTGAACAACTG GTTCATCAATGCAAGAAGACGAATCCTACAGCCGATGTTGGATTCTAGTTGCTCAGAAactccaaaaacaaagaaaaaaactgctCAGAACAGACCCGTCCAGAGGTTTTGGCCCGACTCCATCGCCTCGGGAGCAGCACAGCCAGCCACCAGTGAGCTGACTGTGTCTGAAG GGGCCGTCGTGACCATCACCGCGCCGGTGAGCATGAACGTGGACAGCCTGCAGTCCCTGTCATCAGACGGGGCCACGTTGGCGGTGCAGCAGGTGATGATGGCCGAGCAGAGCGAGGATGACTCAGTGGACAGCACGGGGGATGGCAGGGCGGCGCTGGCGCCCGGCCACCTGGGCGGGCTGGTCCTGGAGAACAGCGACTCCCTGCAGTAG